One stretch of Zingiber officinale cultivar Zhangliang chromosome 6B, Zo_v1.1, whole genome shotgun sequence DNA includes these proteins:
- the LOC121992218 gene encoding pentatricopeptide repeat-containing protein At4g21065-like: MLHFRCSTTFSFLACRQAEERCLLSSSFSSCGAAVDSFFASHFSSPTPTPTALDPRSFVSALVRCRYVDDIRRVHAIATTTGMMRNLGVANKHIYIYAQHFALAEAYALFLRMGERDNVSWSVVIGAFAKVGDYASCFGTFRDFVRSGSRIDNFTLPFVLRACRDTMSLRLGVEVHNLVFKAGLHSDLFVSAALVDMYARCGDVENARKVFDKMVKRDMVSWTVMISGYADCGNPEESLILFDRMMEEGVAPDKITTVTVVFACAKLGVMHNAKMIHDYISNHKFSVDLILGTAMIDMYAKCGSVDAAREIFDGMRDKNVITWSTMISAYGIHGRGREALELFPLMLQSGIQPNRITCVSILSACSHAGLVDEGLRLFHSMEKEYFIYPDVKHYTCVVDLLGRAGKLKEALELSEKMTVEKDEGFWGALLGACRIHGTTHFAERAAKSLLELNPRIPSYYVLLSNIYANAGRWDDVAKVRELMANKGLRKTPGWTLIEIDKKTHRFRVGDKSNPLSKEIYKTLKVLIEKLELAGYVPDTNFVLHDIDEELKAGILSTHSEKLAIAYGIIATPGGTTLRISKNLRVCGDCHNFTKLASAVTQREIIVRDANRFHHFREGSCSCGDYW; encoded by the coding sequence atgctCCATTTCAGATGCTCTACTACCTTCTCCTTCCTCGCCTGCCGTCAAGCCGAAGAAAGgtgcctcctttcttcttccttctcctcctgcGGCGCCGCCGTTGACTCCTTTTTCGCTTCCCACTTCTCCTCTCCCACCCCTACCCCCACCGCCCTCGACCCGAGATCCTTCGTCTCCGCCCTCGTCCGATGCCGATATGTGGACGACATCAGAAGGGTCCACGCTATCGCCACCACCACCGGCATGATGCGCAACCTCGGCGTCGCCAACAAGCACATCTACATCTACGCCCAGCACTTTGCGCTTGCCGAAGCCTACGCGCTCTTCCTCCGGATGGGGGAGCGAGACAACGTGTCTTGGAGTGTCGTCATCGGAGCCTTCGCTAAGGTAGGAGATTACGCTAGCTGCTTCGGTACATTTCGGGATTTCGTCCGCTCCGGCTCCAGAATCGATAACTTCACTCTGCCTTTCGTTTTAAGGGCGTGCCGGGATACGATGTCTCTCCGACTCGGCGTCGAGGTCCACAACCTGGTTTTCAAGGCCGGCCTTCATTCCGATCTCTTCGTCTCGGCGGCTCTGGTCGATATGTACGCTAGATGCGGCGACGTTGAGAACGCACGaaaagtgttcgataaaatggtTAAGAGAGACATGGTATCCTGGACAGTCATGATATCTGGTTATGCTGACTGCGGTAATCCTGAGGAATCCCTGATATTGTTTGATCGGATGATGGAAGAAGGCGTTGCGCCGGATAAGATCACAACAGTAACTGTGGTCTTTGCTTGTGCAAAGCTAGGGGTGATGCACAATGCCAAGATGATTCATGATTACATATCGAACCACAAGTTTTCGGTGGATCTAATATTAGGAACCGCAATGATAGACATGTATGCAAAGTGTGGCAGTGTGGATGCTGCCAGAGAGATCTTTGACGGTATGAGAGACAAGAATGTCATTACCTGGAGCACGATGATCTCTGCGTATGGAATTCACGGTCGTGGCAGAGAAGCGCTTGAGTTGTTTCCCCTGATGTTGCAGAGTGGAATTCAGCCAAATCGGATTACATGTGTTTCCATCTTGTCAGCTTGTAGCCATGCAGGTTTAGTCGATGAGGGTCTGCGGCTTTTCCATTCGATGGAGAAGGAATACTTTATCTATCCTGATGTGAAGCACTATACGTGCGTGGTAGATCTACTTGGCCGAGCAGGAAAGCTGAAAGAGGCACTCGAGCTGTCAGAGAAGATGACTGTCGAAAAAGATGAAGGCTTTTGGGGTGCATTACTGGGAGCTTGTAGGATCCATGGTACTACACATTTTGCAGAAAGGGCTGCAAAAAGTCTTCTCGAGTTGAATCCAAGGATTCCGAGCTATTACGTTTTGCTCTCGAATATATATGCCAATGCCGGGAGGTGGGATGATGTGGCCAAGGTTAGGGAGTTGATGGCCAACAAGGGTCTGAGGAAGACCCCTGGTTGGACACTGATTGAGATCGACAAGAAGACGCATCGCTTCAGAGTGGGGGACAAATCCAATCCACTATCAAAGGAGATATACAAGACACTGAAAGTGTTGATTGAGAAGTTGGAGTTGGCTGGCTATGTTCCTGATACAAACTTTGTGCTTCATGACATAGACGAGGAACTTAAAGCAGGAATCTTGTCCACCCACAGTGAGAAATTGGCCATTGCATATGGTATCATTGCTACACCGGGTGGCACAACGCTAAGGATATCTAAGAACCTCAGAGTCTGTGGAGATTGTCATAACTTTACGAAGCTGGCATCGGCAGTCACTCAGAGGGAGATCATAGTTCGAGATGCAAACAGGTTTCACCACTTCAGAGAAGGATCTTGTTCTTGTGGAGACTACTGGTGA
- the LOC121992217 gene encoding zinc finger CCCH domain-containing protein 45-like, with product MDDTDGALSFDFEGGLDSAAPASVAPAAAAGHLTTPDPTAAAANAGVAPPIGPADQIGGAAGNGHGRRSFRQTVCRHWLRGLCMKGEACGFLHQYDKERMPVCRFFRLYGECREQDCVYKHTNEDIKECNMYKLGFCPNGPDCRYRHLKMPGPPPPIEEVFQKIQHLSSFGYGSSSNRFYQHRSNNYNQQPDKNHLSSASGLANATVKLIPLESSDAKAPESLVQQPQQQQEQQQQQQQQQPPPPPPAAATENQAPGTSNGLSNQPIRTASLLPQGQSRYFIVKSCNRENLEISVQQGVWATQRSNEAKLNEAFESTENVILIFSINKTRHFQGCAKMTSRIGGYIGGGNWKYSHGTAHYGRNFSLKWLKLCELSFNKTHHLRNPYNDNLPVKISRDCQELEPFIGDQLASLLYLEPDSELMAMLAAAESKREEEKAKGVGIEEARENPDIVLFEDNEEEEEDESEEEDDNSNQATQGRGRGRGMMWQPQIPFVRGGRPMLGVRGFPPMMMGADGFGFGDGFSTPDMYGPRIFPPFGGPRFAGDFSGGMVFPGRPLQPGAVFPMGNLGMMMGPGRPPFMGGMPMGGIGRANRPVGVPPFLHPPLSNNRAAKRDHRRPANDRYESGSDQGNRGQEMVGTPSGVDDDAGYWQGGDKASDDKYTAGRSFQNDESESEDEMAPRRSRHTDGKRKHGGSEGEAALN from the exons ATGGACGATACCGATGGAGCCCTCAGCTTCGACTTTGAGGGCGGTCTTGACTCTGCCGCTCCTGCCTCCGTCGCTCCGGCGGCGGCCGCTGGACATCTGACGACACCAGATCCTACCGCCGCCGCTGCAAACGCGGGAGTCGCTCCGCCTATCGGACCGGCCGATCAGATCGGTGGCGCAGCTGGAAATGGGCACGGGAGGCGGAGCTTCCGGCAGACTGTCTGCCGGCACTGGCTCCGTGGCTTGTGTATGAAGGGAGAGGCGTGTGGATTCCTGCACCAGTACGACAAGGAGCGGATGCCGGTATGCCGCTTCTTCCGCCTTTACGGGGAGTGTCGCGAGCAGGACTGCGTTTACAAGCACACGAATGAAGACATCAAGGAGTGTAATAT GTATAAACTTGGTTTCTGCCCCAATGGACCTGATTGTCGATACCGACATTTAAAGATGCCTGGTCCACCGCCTCCCATTGAAGAGGTCTTCCAGAAGATACAACATCTGAGTTCTTTTGGTTATGGATCTTCTTCAAACAGATTTTATCAGCACAGGAGCAACAATTATAACCAACAGCCAGATAAGAATCACTTGTCATCTGCTAGTGGGTTAGCTAATGCAACGGTTAAACTGATTCCACTGGAATCGTCAGATGCAAAGGCACCGGAATCCCTGGTACAACAGCCTCAGCAGCAACAggaacagcagcagcagcagcaacagcaGCAGCCACCACCTCCGCCCCCAGCAGCAGCAACAGAGAATCAAGCCCCGGGTACTTCGAATGGCTTGTCAAATCAACCTATTAGAACTGCATCTCTACTCCCTCAGGGACAATCTAG GTATTTTATTGTCAAAAGTTGCAATCGAGAGAATCTGGAAATATCTGTTCAGCAGGGTGTTTGGGCAACTCAAAGAAGTAATGAGGCTAAACTTAATGAGGCATTTGAATCTACAGAAAATGTTATTTTGATATTTTCAATCAATAAAACTCGCCATTTTCAG GGATGTGCTAAGATGACTTCTAGGATTGGTGGTTATATTGGTGGAGGGAATTGGAAATATTCTCATGGAACTGCACATTATGGCCGAAACTTTTCACTTAAATGGCTAAAG CTATGTGAATTGTCCTTCAATAAAACTCATCATCTCAGGAATCCATATAATGACAACCTCCCGGTGAAG ATTAGTCGGGACTGCCAAGAGCTGGAACCTTTTATTGGAGACCAGTTGGCCTCGCTGCTTTATCTGGAGCCTGATAGTGAACTGATG GCAATGCTGGCGGCTGCAGAGTCCAAGCGGGAAGAGGAAAAGGCCAAGGGAGTTGGCATCGAGGAGGCAAGAGAAAATCCTGACATCGTCCTCTTCGAGGACaatgaggaggaggaagaggacgaaagtgaggaagaagatgataacaGCAACCAAGCTAcacaagggagaggaagaggaagagggatGATGTGGCAGCCACAGATTCCATTTGTACGCGGAGGAAGGCCTATGCTTGGCGTACGAGGTTTCCCTCCAATGATGATGGGGGCTGATGGATTTGGTTTCGGTGATGGCTTCTCTACACCAGACATGTATGGTCCTCGTATTTTCCCACCATTCGGAGGCCCTCGGTTTGCTGGTGATTTTTCAGGAGGCATGGTCTTCCCTGGCAGACCCCTGCAGCCAGGGGCAGTTTTCCCAATGGGCAACCTAGGAATGATGATGGGTCCTGGTCGACCACCATTTATGGGCGGCATGCCAATGGGTGGGATTGGTCGAGCTAATCGTCCTGTGGGAGTTCCACCTTTTCTACATCCTCCTTTGTCGAATAACCGAGCTGCAAAGAGGGACCACAGGAGACCAGCCAATGATAGATATGAGAGTGGATCTGATCAGGGCAACAGGGGCCAGGAGATGGTTGGAACTCCCAGTGGAGTAGATGATGATGCAGGGTATTGGCAAGGTGGCGATAAGGCTTCTGATGACAAATACACTGCAGGGAGAAGTTTCCAAAATGATGAGAGCGAGAGCGAGGATGAGATGGCACCAAGGCGATCTAGACATACCGATGGCAAGAGAAAGCATGGCGGATCCGAGGGGGAAGCTGCATTAAACTAG